In Gossypium hirsutum isolate 1008001.06 chromosome D01, Gossypium_hirsutum_v2.1, whole genome shotgun sequence, the genomic window GTCTGGTCGGTATCACTGAGCCGactttagtctttttttttttttctttagtagGTTCCACATACCCCCCAACTCCATTAACTTGCTGGATTCATTATGATTGTGACTCGTAATAGGTAAATAGGAAAtaagataatataaaataaaaataaacagagttttgAAGTTAAAATTATCATCTCGAATACAAGAAATTCaacatattttaatcatattttaaaagagtaatcctattaatattaaattttaattttaatttcgaACCTACATTtctttaattacttaaaattcaTGTTCATcctttatattttatatcaatGGCGGTCCCCTTTCACATTCGGATAAGATCAAAAAGCAAGTCGAAACTTACTCTTAAATCGAGTTCATTGGAAGACCATGTTGCAATtgaatctaaaatagaaacaaatgatCCTCCCTCCGCCAAAAAATTACAGTAAGTTCTAATTTCTTTGTTTGACAGCTGAAACGACCTACAAAATATGGTTGAGAGTATATACATGGGATTTGCCATCATGGGGGGGGGGGGTTGTAGTTTAAACAGTGCAATACACATACATGTCGTTCTTTTAGTATTTATctagtattattttaattatcttttctAACAATATCATCGCGTTATatctgaaattttaaaaaatattttatagataTTTCTGATcacattatttataattttttttcaattatttaatgacatttcaacaaATTTTTTCATGTCGTTgacatataattttattaaatttttatcatgaaCGCCAAACCCAGAATCCAGAACCCTGAGTCCTGAGCCCTATATCCTTAACCTCCAACCCCTAGTCCTCTATCCCGAATCTTGAACTCCAAATCTAAACCTTGAAttcaaaccctaaactctaaacttGGGATTCAAGATTCAAGTTCGGAGTACAATGTTCAGGGTTTGGATTCGAGGTTCAAGgtttagaataaaaaattatcaaaattatgtgtgaataatattgaaaaaaattaccaaaatattattaaataattaaaaaaaccataaatGATGTGGTAGAAATGGTCCATAAAATAATTCCTTCTTAAATTATTAAGCATGTCGTGTTTGAATCCATCAAAGTAAATTTAAATTCTTGATATAATTCCAactttaagtaaaaaaaaaatccaaataccACACATTTCTTTTTGATATCAATATCAAGCACATATTAGTTGAAATTTAGAGTGCTAATTTATGACATACAGTTAAAATCATTAATATGGTTTACATCATATCAAGTCTATTCATCCCATATATGTGCGTATATGTGATAAAAAagaagagataatattaattttacttgTGGTGAAAAATGACATGAACAACAATCTAGCTAGCACCAATCGCAAATGCATGTGCTGCAGAGTGAAGCTAGATGGATTcccaaaaaaataaatgaaggtGGTCGTAATTTGCTGATTTGTGAGTGTAATGAAGATATCCGAACATCCCACCATCTCCAAAGTAGTTTAGCCAGAAAAATGTTAAAAAGAAGTCTATCCATAGAAAATAAAAGCTTCAGATAGTTGAATTGCTACAAAATGATGGATATATAGATTATTGAAGTCTGATATATTATTGGTCAAATTATGTCACCTTATTTTGATCTCCAATAGCTAAGTAATTGAAGAACAATTGTACAAACAGTCATCCACACACCAAATGATCTACACTAGAAGCAAGTAAAAGAAAATGTATGGAAAATGAAATttctaacatttttctctcttttttctgaTGGTGCAAATCACCGGCTGCTAACAAAACGCATGATTATTTATGATGATGAGGGTCAGGTCCCCCTGGACTAAGTCGTTTCGACTCGAATGGGATTCCGCCATTTCTTTGAATGCTTGCTTTAATGGCTTCCCTGCCTTCTTCGATCAATGGACGCTTGGCTTCAATAATGGTTGCTTTAGAGTGTTGTTTGCCTGCAACTGCCAATGCTAACTGGTCTGTGCCTGAAAATTGTTTGGATTCAAACCTATAAGTTATCTCTACTTCATCATCTGTACTACTAGCCTTATACTGTGGTTTTGATTCCATTTCCAATGCCGGGTCAGCAGTCGAAAACGGATGAAACAACCGAGTACCGGAACTCGAAACCAAGAACAAAACTTGTAGGGAAAGGTAGAATAAAACTTTGAAGCTCGCCATTGAAAGTTATCAAATTCAGGGTTGATAGTGCATAGCTTGGGGGGGTGCGGGattgcctatttataggcttcatAGCCATCTTTTTGTAGAATATTTGAAGTTTGGTCAACATTAACCAACAAACTTAGTTATTTCAGCTTTGCCAAAGCATATTACCGACTTCGATGATAAAATTAATGCCCCACTAATCCAAGATTAACATTGTTTTAGCATAAAGACTAAGTAAAGAATATCCATTTAGTTTTTAATCTTCTAAGCTCTAGCGTTAtgacaaaaaggaaaaaggaagtgTTCCATGTCACGGGTGTTGGCATTTTGTATCagcatttgttggaaagcagtgtGGTCTGAACTTCCATTTTCTCTCTGATTCTTGCCAAACAGAGGGTCATTGCTAATTTGCTCTCCCTCTTTctcttctttcccttttttatttttggttgccCTTTTTCTCATTTCTTCAAGATCAGAAGAGCTTGAAAAAAAAAAGCTGCTAACTCAAGGCCCtgttttaacattattaatttgatgaaaaatggcaGAAGGAAGATTAAGACTGCCTAAATTGTTTCCTTAAAATTCTCCCCTAACATAATAGATTATGTGTCACTAGTTGCTAATAAAACTCGCACCGAAACTATGAGAtattattaattttgatcaaaAATTTATCTAAAGAAAAATGACACAAATTGAAGTCTCTCCATAGTATAGTATCATAATGAATCCTCACAATTTCCTAATCTGATATATGTGCCATGCACTTTGTGCATCATTTTAGTCAATTAACTCAAGATATTCAACTCTCTCATTAACAAAATTCTCTACATGCTTCTCAAGCCTGTTTGTGGAAAGTAGATAATGTTAATTGATTCCACTAAGAAAGTATAAAATGATTCAAAGGGTATAAAGATATATGAAATGGCCAAACCTTTATCCTCAGAATATGCATCTTTTTGTATAATACGTAGAGACTTCTTTGACTTAAACAACTCTCTTCCACTCCACAGTCCAACTATATAATAAGAGCCACAACAAGCAGCTCGTTTAACAGTCCAACCATTTAATAAATGCACAATGCAgtttagataaaataaattatggcTTAATGCATCACTAAGTCCTTAAAATatgcctttttttaaaaaaaatttgggttttaaaattttcttttccagaTTAAGACTTAACCTTATCGTCCTTTTACGTTTAAAAAATCGACCAGGATATCCTGCCAGTAAAAAAACGTCATATgtcttatattatattataaagatttttctttatattttttaaatgattttatttaacACAAAATGATGGTAACTAAATGACTAGAATAAGACACCAGTTTTGTGAATTTTGACTGTACCACAAAATGAAAGTATTTGTGTTGGCTCAAATTTCAGAATATCACATTTAGAGTATCCCATTTCAAGATCTCAACTGTGTTGGTTTTTCCTTCTAGGATTAACTTCAAAATTCTGGTGGTTCCTTCTTGGTGGCTGCTTGCAGTATGATATGATTGTGGTGGTTGATTCCTGGCTATTATACGATTTCAGGGCTAGAGTTTCTAAATATCCAATGCCCGCGATACAATTTCTAGGTTCAAAGGTATAAATTGAAACTAAGTAATGATACGAGAACAAAAgatgatatatgtgattttttattaacttttatatttcttaatacaggaaattgaaaaataaaaataaaacattctcaTAAAACTCACTTAAAAACAAATTAGACTTTTAAAGTAACAACCTAAGGTTTTGTAACCTAACTACAACAATTAAAATAGCAACTTAAAGTTTTGTAGTTAATCACACTAATTTTACTAATAGaatgaaaacttaaaattttaaaatagcaaCATAAAATTTTGTAACCAAACCAATATATAAAGTTCGATTAACCCCATTAATTTTGTAACCGGAACATCATCCTTGATCTCTCCAAGCCTTCCTGCGTTTAAAGCTACCCAGAATTCTCTTTTATGGTTCATCTTAATATTATCAGGAACTCTAGGTAGCTCAACAAATACTTTGGGCTCAAAATTATTTGTTCCAAGATTACACTTCAATATTCTTTTTCGTGTTATTTCCGCCACCAAAAGAAAAGAATGATTTTTGTTCAAAGCTACTCTGTTTGGAAGCATCAAACCTATATATGTAACGGATGTGTTTTTTTGTATGTAGATCATATTTTAGTAACCTTTCGCTACTATCAGTTGATCTGGACAAAAAATCCGCATActtatacataaatattaaaaacttgattaaaaattatataaatattcaaaaagttgaaattaaaaaattccaATAGTTCAAAAGAAAAACATACCTTTTTTGAAAAGTAGTACTACTATCTGTAAAATAGATAACTCCTGTACTACTATCAATATCTAACCCGTTTATAAACTTAAATGGGATTCCTTCGACCGAGCTAACAAGAGTTTGTGCTATGACACCATTAGGTCCAATCATTAGAAGACCAAAATAAGCATCACCGATATAGAGATTACAAGTTACTGGGTTAAATTTCAAACCCAGTGACCTTCCACATATTGGTTCAAGGTCAGGATTTGTAGACCCATCGCACAACTCTCTTTTCCTAATCCAATAAAAAAAACCCATCTGTTAGTTAACTATCTTTACAGTCAAATGCGATACTTTTAGAACCTATGACTTTAACAAGGTTAATTAATTCATAATCTTTTGAGATAGTAACATTCTGCTTTTGATCCAATTTTTTCAACATCATGCTTTTGATAAAGAATCCTCTGGTGCGATTGTTTCACACATAATGCAAGGTAAAGCATTAGGAACAAAAGCTGATATTTCTTCGTGACTAAAAAAAGCCAATAGAATTCCAACACGTTAAAAATAAACCGAAAATAATTAGCTTCTATGAAACTTAAGGAAACGATAATTGAAAGTGTCCGAAAAAATGAACATAGGATATATATTTATAGGGTATGTAATTACTTGATAGGGTATAATAGAATTTCAATGTAAATTAAGTTCCTAAATATAATTAAAGTCAGTTtagatataatatttttatttaatagcaATTTAGCTAACACCAACAACAAATGCATGGTTTCATAttgcaaatatatataatgaattgGTTGTAATTTTCTGATTTGTGAGTGTAATGGCCATCTCCCAATGTCTCACCATCTCCAAAATGGCTTAGCCAGagcagaaaaattaaaaagatctCCATCCTTTTTATCAATAATACTCAATGGGGATCACCACCGACTAAAAAgcatacataaaaaaaaactgCAGGTGGTTGAATGGCTTCAGAATGATGGATATATATTAGATTATTGAAGGTGTATTTATGATATATGTTCAGTTGTTGAGGACGCAgatatttttttttgagaaaattttaatattgttcGTTGGAAGTTGGCGGATTTTTTAATGGGTTGGTATTGTCGTTGATTGAGGTTTCGTCCTCAACTTTTTGAAAAGTTCGAGTGTAATGTCCCATAACCCGGCTAGAAAACAAACGGTATTTAAGTTACACAAAATTTTCTGTTGTAAAATCCTGATATTACAAAAATTTTAGTCCAAAAGATGCTTACGTGCGTAAAACCCAAAATTCATACcacaatattcaaaataaaatttacaattcaaaCCGTTTATTTATAAATGCAGAATTTATGAAAATACTTTTAAAGTTGATTCTAAAATGTGGCTGTCCGAGACCTCCGACATGCTGAATGCAACAATAGCATACGAAAATACCTAAAAAAGGAAAACTGATGGGGTGAACTacacaagctcagtgtgagttcaaaaCGATTAACAATAGATTTAgagaagagaattctagatagcAGTTCAATAGCAAAACAAACTTACAGAGATATAGAGAAACATAAGGTAAATTCGAGGTCAACGTCCCAACAGAACGTAACAAACAAGCACACCACATCATAGATAGAAACTCAACCAATAACCTGTCAATGGGTCAGTGCCaaaacacttatcatcacaaacatGGTGTTCCAAAACGTCGTTATGCTAACACCTCGATACACGCAAAATCAGTCACACATGTTAAGTCAATCAGACAAAATACCGACTAATGAACTTACACCCAGTCACTTAACCATATGCGCATCAATGCAGTCAAGTAGAAAAGAAACCCCCTGATACGACCATAGCTCGAGAACCTTTTGAGTCTCCAACGGGTCCAATCACTCGTGCTCGTACCAAGAGATTCAAGGGTGGCGTTCTAGCTCTTATAGATGGAATTTGGGCCAACGCCGTTTGTGGACAACTTGAAAGCTTTTGGAACAGTGAACCAAGCAAATCATGCAATCTCCTTCAAGCCCAATTAGGTCAAACATAGCTCGAGAAGCTCATCTTTAGCTTATTTTTAGTTTGCGTTAATAtgctggaataaataaataaattgctgctagttaaattaattaattagtttaaggtatttaattttttaaaatctggacaaatttaattatgtgtgttaaatatgttttatgcatgttttttaattttgtctTATTTATTACATAGCATAAATGTGTTCAGTTCATTACATCGTTTTAATATGTTCTAATTAGTACAGCTTTTTAATGTGTCCTAGATTCAGACGTTTTAATTATGTCCAAAGTTTAGACAAATTTAATGAAGTCTAAAATTGTGTCTAAGCTGAATTTAATGTACAGGTTTATTGAGTATATATGCTGCCGAATTAATGTGTTCAAAGGGTGtttaatttgttgaatttatttgCTGCAGGTACACTTCCCTTGGACAGCATAGGTGGATGAATGGAATTAAAGTTGGTGTGCTGAGTTTTGGTGTTTTCCAGGTGACTATTCAGCCAAGCTCTCCAGCTCTCCAAGAAGACCAATTGGCTGCCCAATGCATTTTAAAGGCTGTTCACACCAGCCGATTATGGCTTCACATTAGGGGCTGTTCAATTTTGTGTGTTCATACACAAGGGCTGCTCATCTTCACTTGTTCACACCTTGGACTGTTGGAGACCCCCAAAACGTCATTAATGAGGTCCAAGCTGTTCAGCTGATCAAGGAGTCACCATTAAAGATTTTTCCAAGCTCCTAGGCCGAACTTACCTGCATCACCAGCCCCCATGTTCAAACAATTATTTTAGCTGAATTTTCAAGGCATCTAGAAGGGACTTTCGGCATCCTCCATGCACATGAAGAAATCTAGAAATTTCAAGAACAATCAGCTTCATTAATCTGAATTAAAAGCTGAACTTTCATGCTAAGTaattgaccattcggctagcccttgttttggttataaatagtttttttatttcattttgtaaaaggacttttgccaatttgatttatgaacattGTGTTCTTGAGTGAGTTAATCTCCTTTCCAAATTTCGTACAAGTCTCGTTGACTTacctagcgtgctagtggcgtctccCGACttgtttccgaacttatcaccgtaacccggtgtggcgttcaataacCTTCTATTTCGCAAAACCACCTTAACAACATAAGAAACGAGGTGACACTACGATATAGTGTTGAATCTTTCTTCCGTTAAGTTTGTTTTCCATCCCCACCAATTATCCCAAATTATCTatcctttgtttcttttattaaaccgaacctacatcTTTCGAAACTTTCCATCcatttcaaaaatcaatttgTAAGCTTCCGCAAACCTTAAACAAATTTACACCTTTTTGACTACTAGGATTTCTcttcgtcgacgatcgggcaaactttgtgaaacgactcgattaacccgaGCCGGTTCGCATCACCCACCCATCTAGCCAAAACACCTCTCCGTCCTCCGATCACACCCCAAAAGAGCTgcttaagctcatccaaccaaacacaccacataggacctcgaaagacccatccaaccctacacaccatgtatgtggactaagccactcagataataaTATGCAGCAAGGCTGGCGTATATGCAGTACAGTGCATTATGGTAAATCGCTGTACCGATAAATTGCagttaaactgccagatcagaaacaatcttccttctcttcacaacccaACCCAAAAAGACTAATGCAAATGCAAACTACACACCATTCGAAGACAGACTTACAGAAATAGAATACAAAATCAGAACTGCACATATTCAAATACCTAAAATCAAAATAAGATATAACATAACATCAATTAACACTTAAACGAATCACTTAATTAGCGCCATGATAGCGAATAACGCAAAAATCAAAGTCGAAACAAAGTCCCGACCACCCTTACTAAGACCTAGCCAAGGGTCGGAACACACAGAATCATAATCAGAACAAAAACAGACACAATACAAAAATTGGCAAAATAGGGCCACAAGGCCGTGTGCCCCAGCCGTGTGGaagtgcccaggccgtgtgggggTCTACATGACCATGTGaaggccacacacgcccgtgtgaaggccACACATGCGCGTGGAGGGGTCACACGCCGGTGTAAACAGCTCGTGTAACTCATTGTCCAAAAGTGATAAAAATTAAGAGCAGAGGAGAAACGGCCGTGCGgagatctcacacgcccgtgtggggacacatgcccgtgtagccaggccgtgtggtaccaaaatcatcaaaaaccttAAATTCGCAATTGAACACGGTCGTGTGGACCGCCCGTGTGCGGCACACGCCTGCgtggccacccgtgtggtcacgaaaccaccccGTAACATCCCAAAAAACACGAATTCCGACGTCAAAAGATCCTAAATCTCTAATAGTGCAGAAACACACCCTAGCTAGtcaaattttatgcaatttaacaGCGATACAACATTACAATTACGCAATCACCGAAACACCTGAAATTATCAAATTTCACAAAATTGATTCAATAATTcacgattaaattaaaaatttatgaaaccCACACCTGAATTTGTGATTTAAACACCCAAAAATGATCGACGCCTCAAATCCACCAATTCCAGAAACTCCTATCGATGAAATTGTAAAACACAACAAAAGAAATGGAGTAGAAGCAAAAGAGCCAAACTCCAATCGAGACGAAAACAAACCATCGAAACGAAGCAGtggaaaaaaatcaaagattaaaagaaaaaaaaagaaaatgtgaagaagaagagaagaacgTGAGAAGAGATTTTTtagaaacctttttttttcaataataaaaataccataaaataactaacataaataaatatatataaaacataaaattaaaaaaaaactcaaataaaattaattactcAAACACACATGAGGATTCAAACCCAGAACCTAGAGGCAAACTAACAC contains:
- the LOC107917675 gene encoding uncharacterized protein → MASFKVLFYLSLQVLFLVSSSGTRLFHPFSTADPALEMESKPQYKASSTDDEVEITYRFESKQFSGTDQLALAVAGKQHSKATIIEAKRPLIEEGREAIKASIQRNGGIPFESKRLSPGGPDPHHHK